The following proteins come from a genomic window of Gottfriedia acidiceleris:
- a CDS encoding phospho-sugar mutase yields MKWEATYEKWIQSPTLDQELKEQLINLENNHLILKESFYQNLEFGTGGMRGEIGPGTNRMNIYTIRKASAGFAKYIESFGEEAKNRGVAIAFDSRHKSPEFAMEAAKTLATHGIKAYVFNELRPTPELSFAVRELNCFGGIVITASHNPPEYNGFKVYGDDGGQLPPAAADQVIEYVNSFENELEIEVSSEKELVEKGLIHRLDEEMDKLYVEQLKTVVVNNDLVQEHGKDLKIVFTPLHGTALLPATMSLKAVGFENVTIVEEQAKADPNFTTVKSPNPEEHAAFEYAIRYGKEIDADVLIATDPDADRLGIATKNENGEYVVLTGNQTGALMLHYLLSQQDVPSNALLLKTIVTSEFGQVIASKFGVSTIDTLTGFKFIGEKIKEYEQTNEYSFLFGYEESYGYLIKPFVRDKDAIQATVLAAEIATYYKTKGMTLYEGLNSLYEQYGYYLEGLKSLTLKGIEGTEKIQSILTNYRQNPPVDINGLKVVTVEDYKLQEKTTLESGEKEQILLPKSNVLKYQLEDGSWVCLRPSGTEPKIKFYFGIVGQSRQDSIQKLDSLQQAFMEKIEVLV; encoded by the coding sequence ATGAAATGGGAAGCAACTTATGAAAAATGGATTCAATCACCGACATTAGATCAAGAACTTAAAGAACAATTAATTAATCTTGAGAATAATCACCTTATACTTAAGGAAAGCTTCTATCAAAATTTAGAATTTGGAACTGGTGGAATGCGCGGAGAAATCGGACCTGGAACGAATCGTATGAACATCTATACTATTCGTAAAGCATCTGCTGGTTTTGCAAAATATATTGAAAGCTTTGGAGAAGAAGCAAAAAACCGTGGAGTTGCAATTGCTTTCGATTCTCGTCATAAAAGTCCAGAGTTTGCAATGGAAGCAGCAAAAACACTTGCGACACACGGTATTAAAGCGTATGTATTCAATGAATTACGTCCTACACCTGAATTATCATTTGCAGTACGTGAGTTAAACTGCTTCGGTGGAATTGTCATCACAGCTAGTCATAATCCACCTGAATATAACGGATTTAAAGTTTATGGTGATGACGGTGGTCAATTACCACCAGCAGCTGCTGATCAAGTAATTGAATACGTTAATTCATTTGAAAATGAGTTGGAAATTGAAGTATCTTCAGAAAAAGAATTGGTTGAAAAAGGCTTAATACATAGATTAGATGAAGAAATGGACAAATTATATGTAGAGCAACTAAAAACTGTTGTTGTTAACAACGATTTAGTTCAAGAACATGGTAAGGATTTAAAAATTGTCTTTACTCCATTACATGGAACAGCATTACTACCTGCAACGATGTCATTAAAAGCAGTTGGCTTTGAAAATGTAACAATTGTTGAGGAACAAGCAAAAGCAGATCCGAATTTTACAACTGTAAAATCACCGAATCCTGAGGAACACGCAGCGTTTGAATATGCAATTCGTTACGGTAAAGAGATTGATGCGGATGTATTAATTGCAACTGACCCTGATGCGGACCGATTAGGAATCGCTACAAAAAATGAAAACGGTGAATATGTAGTCCTAACTGGAAATCAAACAGGAGCATTAATGCTTCATTATTTATTAAGCCAGCAAGATGTACCTTCAAATGCACTATTACTTAAAACAATCGTTACATCTGAATTTGGTCAAGTAATCGCATCAAAATTCGGTGTTAGTACAATCGATACACTAACTGGATTTAAGTTTATTGGTGAAAAAATTAAAGAATATGAGCAAACGAACGAATACTCATTCTTATTTGGTTATGAAGAAAGCTATGGCTATTTAATTAAACCATTTGTTCGTGATAAAGACGCAATCCAAGCAACAGTACTAGCTGCAGAAATAGCTACTTATTACAAAACAAAAGGTATGACTTTATATGAAGGCCTAAATAGCCTATATGAGCAATATGGCTATTACTTAGAAGGATTAAAGTCGTTAACATTAAAAGGGATAGAAGGTACAGAAAAAATCCAATCGATTTTAACAAATTACCGTCAAAACCCACCTGTTGATATAAATGGTCTAAAAGTTGTTACAGTTGAAGACTATAAACTTCAAGAGAAAACGACTTTAGAATCAGGAGAAAAAGAACAAATACTTCTACCTAAATCAAATGTATTAAAGTATCAACTAGAAGACGGTTCATGGGTGTGCTTACGTCCATCTGGAACTGAGCCAAAAATCAAGTTCTATTTCGGAATTGTTGGACAATCTCGTCAAGATAGCATCCAAAAATTGGATAGTTTACAACAAGCATTTATGGAAAAAATTGAAGTATTAGTCTAA
- a CDS encoding DUF1540 domain-containing protein — MPEIRCSVANCNFWGQGNFCQADSILVQTEAYEYSNDFDLTIQNAVLDGEITTSAVHSGETCCHTFRPKY; from the coding sequence ATGCCAGAAATTAGATGTAGTGTTGCAAATTGTAATTTTTGGGGGCAGGGAAACTTTTGCCAAGCAGACTCAATTCTTGTTCAAACCGAAGCATACGAATACTCAAATGACTTTGATTTAACGATTCAAAATGCAGTCTTAGACGGTGAGATAACTACTTCTGCTGTACATAGTGGTGAAACTTGCTGTCACACGTTTCGACCTAAATATTAA
- a CDS encoding SDR family oxidoreductase has translation MNQKQFPTKFNPQHQNKQPGIEKEMTPIPISDDPNYTPSSKLKDKVAIITGGDSGIGRAVAILFAKEGASVFIPYLDEDVDAQDTKKFINDFGGNCEIMRCDIRTEEVCKQIVQNAFQTFGKINILVNNAAVQYPQKNLEDITEEQLKRTFETNIFSMFFLSKACLPHMKQGDSIINTASITAYKGHDQLLDYSATKGAIVTFTRSLSTNLAQKGIRVNGVAPGPIWTPLIPASFDEQEVAKFGSTTPMKRAGQPVELAPAYLYLASNEASYITGQIIHVNGGVIVNG, from the coding sequence ATGAATCAGAAACAGTTTCCGACTAAATTTAATCCGCAACATCAAAATAAGCAACCAGGTATCGAAAAGGAAATGACGCCAATACCGATATCAGATGATCCAAACTACACACCAAGTAGTAAATTAAAGGATAAAGTAGCCATTATTACTGGGGGAGATAGTGGGATTGGAAGAGCAGTTGCAATACTTTTTGCGAAAGAAGGGGCATCAGTTTTTATTCCATATTTAGATGAGGATGTTGATGCACAAGATACAAAGAAATTTATAAATGATTTTGGTGGAAATTGTGAAATAATGAGATGTGACATTAGAACAGAGGAAGTTTGTAAACAAATCGTTCAAAATGCATTTCAAACCTTCGGAAAAATTAACATTTTAGTGAACAATGCAGCTGTTCAATATCCTCAAAAGAACTTGGAAGACATTACGGAAGAGCAATTAAAAAGAACATTTGAAACGAATATTTTTTCAATGTTCTTTTTATCAAAAGCTTGCCTTCCACATATGAAACAAGGGGACTCTATTATTAATACAGCGTCAATAACTGCTTATAAAGGACATGATCAATTATTGGATTACTCTGCGACGAAAGGAGCGATTGTCACATTTACTCGTTCACTTTCTACAAATCTTGCTCAAAAGGGAATTCGTGTTAATGGTGTAGCTCCTGGACCGATTTGGACCCCGTTGATCCCAGCAAGTTTTGATGAACAAGAAGTAGCAAAGTTTGGTAGCACAACTCCGATGAAACGTGCTGGGCAACCAGTAGAGCTCGCACCAGCATATCTTTATTTAGCTAGCAATGAAGCTTCCTATATTACAGGACAAATCATTCATGTTAATGGTGGAGTAATTGTGAACGGCTAA
- a CDS encoding NCS2 family permease, protein MFKLKEANTSFKTEIIAGFTTFLTMAYIIIVNPIILSAAGVPFDQAFTATIIATLVGTLFMALFGNYPIAIAPGMGMNAYFAYSVVSKAHGISYQLAFSAVFITGILFVILSLTKFRTHLIDAIPNTLKHAISVGIGLFIAFIGLRLSGIIVANKSNLVGLGDLHSPGVVLTLVGIAITVILFALNVNGALFFGMVATTIIAGFAGKLHIKGSIFSLPKLPEHIIVANPITAASDVIHYGLYSVVFSFLLVTIFDTTGTFLGVASQAGLLDKKDEKRTGRAMLSDSFGTTIGAMFGTSPTTAYIESTAGVAAGGRTGLTALVVALLFVFAAFFSPLVNSISDVAAITSPSLIVVGCLMMGSVRHIEWDNFEEAFPAFLVIITMPLTSSIATGIALGFITYPLLKVVKGKAKNVKPVIYIFGILFLIQLVFFPH, encoded by the coding sequence ATGTTTAAATTAAAAGAGGCTAACACTTCGTTTAAAACAGAAATTATAGCTGGTTTTACCACTTTTTTAACAATGGCTTATATAATAATTGTTAATCCTATAATATTATCTGCGGCTGGCGTTCCATTCGACCAAGCATTTACTGCAACAATCATTGCAACTTTAGTCGGGACATTATTTATGGCATTGTTCGGAAACTACCCAATTGCAATTGCACCCGGAATGGGAATGAATGCATATTTTGCCTATTCAGTTGTTTCAAAAGCACATGGTATTTCATATCAATTAGCATTCTCAGCTGTATTTATTACAGGTATATTATTCGTTATTCTATCTTTAACTAAATTTAGAACGCATTTAATAGATGCTATTCCTAATACATTAAAACATGCAATTAGTGTTGGTATTGGATTATTTATCGCTTTTATAGGCTTACGTCTTTCAGGTATAATCGTTGCTAATAAAAGTAATCTTGTCGGATTAGGAGATCTCCATTCTCCTGGAGTAGTTCTTACTTTAGTCGGAATTGCAATTACAGTTATCTTATTTGCTTTAAATGTAAATGGAGCTTTATTCTTTGGAATGGTCGCAACAACAATCATTGCGGGATTTGCTGGAAAATTACACATTAAAGGTAGTATTTTCTCTTTACCTAAATTACCTGAGCATATCATTGTTGCTAATCCAATTACAGCAGCTTCAGATGTCATTCATTATGGACTATATTCAGTTGTCTTTTCATTCTTATTAGTTACAATTTTTGATACGACAGGTACATTCTTAGGTGTAGCTTCACAAGCTGGTTTATTAGATAAGAAAGATGAAAAACGTACTGGTCGTGCGATGCTTTCTGATTCATTCGGTACAACAATTGGAGCTATGTTTGGTACTTCACCTACAACAGCCTATATCGAATCTACAGCAGGTGTTGCTGCTGGAGGTAGAACAGGTTTAACGGCACTTGTTGTTGCATTACTATTCGTTTTTGCAGCATTCTTTAGCCCACTTGTTAATTCAATTTCTGATGTAGCGGCAATTACATCACCATCATTAATCGTTGTAGGTTGCTTAATGATGGGTAGTGTTCGTCATATTGAGTGGGATAATTTTGAAGAAGCATTCCCTGCATTTCTAGTTATTATCACAATGCCACTTACATCAAGTATTGCTACAGGTATTGCTCTTGGGTTCATTACCTATCCATTATTAAAAGTCGTTAAAGGGAAAGCTAAAAATGTTAAACCAGTCATTTATATATTTGGTATTTTATTCTTAATCCAATTGGTTTTCTTCCCACATTAA
- a CDS encoding patatin-like phospholipase family protein, whose translation MNGMGLVLEGGGMRGIYTAGVLDYFLEQNIEIPYVIGVSAGACMGTSYLSKQHGRNKRVNTEFLQHPDYISFKNLIRNKQLFGMDLLFDIIPNELDPFDFNSFYNAEQKFVVGTTDCVTGEPVYFDKDQIVESTDMLNIIRASSSLPLMAPIIQFHNHFLMDGGIADPIPIGKSEADGNLKNIVVLTRNAGYRKKSSKGTWYLQKKYKDYPGLVQAVLKRYEVYNKQLEYIEEQEKAGNILVIRPVQKLKVGRIERNKGRLLELYKEGYEDAKRLREQILGFISYEKTTC comes from the coding sequence ATGAATGGAATGGGCTTAGTTCTCGAAGGTGGAGGAATGAGGGGGATTTATACTGCCGGTGTTCTTGATTATTTTCTAGAACAAAATATAGAAATTCCTTATGTGATAGGTGTTTCTGCGGGTGCTTGTATGGGTACTTCTTATCTATCAAAACAACATGGTCGTAATAAACGAGTAAATACGGAATTTTTACAGCATCCAGATTATATTTCTTTTAAAAATTTAATTCGTAATAAGCAGCTTTTTGGTATGGACTTATTATTTGATATTATTCCTAATGAGTTAGATCCATTTGATTTTAATTCTTTTTATAATGCTGAGCAAAAATTTGTAGTTGGTACGACTGATTGTGTTACAGGAGAACCTGTCTATTTTGATAAGGATCAAATTGTAGAATCAACAGATATGTTAAATATAATTCGAGCATCTAGTTCTTTACCGTTAATGGCACCAATCATTCAGTTTCATAATCATTTCTTGATGGATGGTGGCATTGCAGATCCGATTCCGATTGGTAAATCTGAAGCGGATGGCAATCTTAAAAATATAGTTGTTCTAACTAGAAATGCTGGTTATCGTAAAAAGTCTTCAAAAGGAACTTGGTATTTGCAAAAGAAGTATAAAGATTATCCTGGACTTGTTCAGGCCGTACTAAAAAGATATGAAGTTTATAATAAGCAGTTAGAATATATTGAGGAGCAAGAAAAAGCTGGAAATATATTAGTCATTCGTCCTGTACAAAAGTTAAAGGTTGGACGAATTGAACGAAATAAAGGGCGTTTATTAGAGCTTTATAAAGAAGGCTATGAAGATGCTAAGCGACTTCGTGAACAAATTTTAGGTTTTATATCGTATGAAAAAACGACCTGTTAA
- a CDS encoding penicillin acylase family protein, whose product MSAPIEISKKRKRFPKWFKVTSTILIVFVLIIVGTGLYLTKKSLPSIKGDLTISSLNHKVEVVRDGKGVPHISAKSLHDLYVAQGFVTAQDRLFQMDLSRRQASGQLSEVIGDATVDRDSYFRTLGLRRAAEASYSKYDKNGQNVLNWYAEGVNAYIKYAIKENKLPVEFKILKYKPTKWTAIDSLVIGKYMAFDLGGHWNEQAFRYYAMNKFPKDKALELFPANNDLDPYIIPSNTSKIDVEKSFASAIIPPVWNGSNDWVVSGSKTKSGKPLLADDPHLGLATPAIWYETQLKSGDMNVSGVIFAGVPGIIVGHNEHIAWGVTNVGPDVQDLYIEKRNPNKSDEFLYDGQWEKAQVINETIKIKGKKNKVLPVMITRHGPVISEFASDAGKDTVFSLQWTALQPTTELEAVLKFDVAKDWNSFKEGLALFEAPAQNFVFASDDGTIAYRANGKIPIRKKGDGLMPVPGWTSEYGWKGSIPYDELPTTVNPKEGFISSANNKVVDDSYPYHISNSWAQPYRQLRIQEVLKKNNKLTVKDMQKLQMDEMNLQAKEHAPKFIKSIKQNKDQLSSVEKLALRELEKWNFIDDKDEASPLIFQMWMTEINKALFDQQISNEMMDLFGDRKVVVDQLLRDSLNGKKVIWVDEQGGIDKLLLKTFKTTIKNISKTDGENAAKWKWGDHHKVAFEHPLSSIKILSYFFNARDPIPVGGSATTVKAAGYDDQGIVDHGASWRTVVNFANLSKSVNVVGPGQSGNLGSKWYSDQMEDWANGTYHTTSLKNVKGVKEIFEPGKTKKK is encoded by the coding sequence ATGAGTGCGCCTATTGAGATATCAAAAAAACGGAAGCGCTTTCCGAAGTGGTTTAAAGTTACATCAACTATCTTAATCGTTTTCGTCTTAATAATTGTGGGCACGGGCTTGTACTTAACCAAAAAATCATTACCAAGCATTAAAGGAGATTTAACGATCAGTTCGTTAAACCATAAAGTAGAGGTAGTTAGGGATGGTAAAGGAGTACCTCATATTAGTGCTAAAAGTTTACATGATTTGTATGTTGCGCAAGGCTTTGTAACAGCACAAGATCGATTATTTCAAATGGATTTAAGCAGAAGACAAGCGTCCGGACAATTAAGTGAAGTAATTGGTGACGCTACAGTGGATCGTGACTCATATTTTCGAACGCTTGGCTTAAGAAGAGCTGCTGAAGCTTCTTACAGCAAATACGATAAAAATGGACAAAATGTATTAAATTGGTATGCAGAAGGAGTAAATGCGTACATAAAATACGCAATTAAGGAAAATAAACTACCAGTTGAATTTAAAATTTTAAAATATAAACCAACTAAATGGACAGCAATTGACTCACTTGTAATTGGTAAATATATGGCATTTGATTTAGGCGGTCACTGGAATGAACAAGCATTTCGTTATTATGCAATGAATAAATTTCCAAAGGATAAGGCTTTGGAGCTCTTCCCAGCTAATAATGATCTAGATCCGTATATTATTCCAAGTAATACTTCAAAAATAGACGTAGAAAAGAGCTTTGCAAGCGCAATTATTCCACCTGTTTGGAATGGAAGTAATGATTGGGTTGTTAGTGGATCTAAAACTAAGTCCGGTAAACCGTTATTAGCAGATGATCCTCATTTAGGATTAGCGACACCAGCAATATGGTATGAAACTCAATTAAAGTCTGGTGATATGAATGTAAGTGGTGTAATTTTTGCAGGGGTTCCAGGAATCATCGTTGGTCATAATGAACATATTGCCTGGGGAGTAACAAACGTTGGCCCGGATGTACAAGATTTATATATAGAAAAACGAAATCCAAATAAGTCAGACGAATTTTTATATGATGGTCAATGGGAAAAGGCACAGGTCATAAATGAAACGATCAAAATTAAAGGTAAAAAGAATAAGGTTTTACCTGTTATGATTACGAGACATGGTCCAGTGATTTCGGAATTTGCAAGCGATGCTGGAAAAGATACTGTATTCTCTTTACAATGGACAGCGCTACAACCAACAACGGAGCTAGAAGCCGTTTTAAAGTTTGATGTTGCAAAGGATTGGAATTCGTTTAAAGAAGGATTAGCTTTATTTGAAGCTCCTGCTCAAAATTTCGTTTTTGCATCGGATGACGGAACAATTGCCTACCGAGCGAATGGAAAAATTCCAATCCGTAAAAAAGGTGATGGGCTAATGCCAGTACCAGGTTGGACTAGTGAATACGGTTGGAAAGGATCTATTCCATATGATGAATTACCAACAACCGTTAATCCAAAAGAAGGATTTATTTCATCTGCAAATAATAAAGTAGTGGACGATTCATATCCATACCATATTTCAAATTCATGGGCACAGCCTTACCGTCAATTACGCATTCAGGAAGTATTAAAAAAGAATAACAAGCTGACTGTAAAAGATATGCAAAAGCTACAAATGGACGAAATGAACTTACAAGCGAAAGAACATGCACCAAAGTTTATTAAGTCAATAAAACAAAATAAAGATCAATTATCATCTGTTGAAAAATTAGCCTTAAGGGAACTTGAAAAATGGAATTTTATAGATGATAAAGATGAAGCTTCTCCTCTCATATTCCAAATGTGGATGACTGAAATAAATAAAGCATTGTTCGATCAACAAATCTCAAACGAAATGATGGATTTATTTGGAGACCGTAAAGTCGTAGTCGATCAATTGCTACGTGACAGCTTAAATGGGAAAAAAGTAATCTGGGTTGATGAACAAGGCGGAATTGATAAACTTTTATTAAAAACCTTCAAAACAACAATTAAAAATATTAGCAAAACCGACGGTGAAAATGCAGCTAAGTGGAAATGGGGTGATCACCATAAAGTTGCTTTCGAACACCCATTATCCAGTATTAAAATTTTAAGCTATTTCTTTAATGCAAGAGATCCTATCCCAGTAGGAGGTAGCGCAACTACAGTAAAAGCAGCAGGATACGATGACCAAGGAATCGTAGATCATGGTGCATCATGGAGAACTGTTGTGAACTTTGCAAATTTAAGTAAATCAGTAAACGTAGTCGGACCAGGACAATCCGGAAACCTCGGAAGCAAATGGTATAGTGATCAAATGGAAGATTGGGCAAATGGAACATATCATACTACTTCTCTGAAAAATGTTAAAGGTGTTAAAGAAATATTCGAGCCGGGAAAAACAAAGAAGAAGTAG